In one window of Nitrospirota bacterium DNA:
- the pseC gene encoding UDP-4-amino-4,6-dideoxy-N-acetyl-beta-L-altrosamine transaminase has protein sequence METVLNRSSIPYARQSISEQDIQAVVEVLKSDWLTQGPLIDRFEKIVAEYCGAKHAVAVNSATSALHIACLAAGLSSGDWLWTSPNTFVASANCGIYCGSSVDFVDIDSLSYNLCADVLEEKLKEAEQGGRLPKIVIPVHFAGQSCDMTKIYALAKRYGFTVIEDASHAIGGRYRGNVIGSCVFSDMTVFSFHPVKIITTGEGGMVLTNRSDLYEKLIRLRSHGITRNPQLMEGGSHGSWYYEQIDLGFNYRMTDIQAALGASQMSRLDEFVKRRRNLAQRYNEDLESFPIMLPWQHPDTFSAFHLYVIRLKLKEINKSHRQVFEELRNEGIGVNLHYIPVHTQPYYSRLGFKRGDFPGAERYYREAISIPIYYDLTDEDQDIVIDKIKQVLR, from the coding sequence GTGGAGACTGTATTGAACAGAAGCTCTATACCGTATGCTCGTCAAAGTATTTCCGAACAGGATATACAGGCGGTTGTCGAGGTACTCAAATCCGATTGGCTTACCCAAGGACCTCTCATAGATCGTTTTGAAAAGATCGTGGCTGAATACTGCGGTGCAAAACATGCCGTTGCTGTCAATAGCGCTACCTCTGCACTCCATATTGCATGCTTAGCAGCAGGACTTAGCTCTGGAGACTGGCTCTGGACCTCCCCCAATACCTTTGTTGCCTCCGCAAATTGCGGGATTTATTGTGGTTCCTCTGTTGATTTTGTGGATATCGATTCCCTTAGCTATAATCTGTGCGCAGATGTTTTGGAAGAAAAACTTAAAGAAGCAGAACAGGGAGGAAGACTTCCAAAGATCGTTATCCCTGTGCATTTTGCGGGACAGTCATGCGACATGACAAAAATCTATGCCCTTGCAAAACGCTATGGGTTTACTGTTATCGAAGATGCCTCTCATGCAATTGGAGGGCGTTATAGGGGAAATGTAATTGGTAGTTGTGTTTTTTCTGACATGACCGTTTTCAGCTTTCATCCTGTTAAAATCATAACCACGGGAGAAGGAGGAATGGTTCTTACTAATAGGAGTGACTTGTACGAGAAGCTGATACGCCTGCGCTCACATGGTATAACCCGCAATCCTCAATTAATGGAGGGGGGATCCCATGGGTCATGGTATTATGAACAAATTGATCTTGGCTTTAATTACCGTATGACCGATATTCAGGCTGCCTTAGGGGCAAGTCAGATGAGCCGTTTGGATGAATTTGTAAAACGCCGTCGAAACTTGGCCCAGCGTTATAATGAAGATTTAGAGAGTTTTCCAATAATGTTACCCTGGCAACACCCAGATACTTTTTCAGCATTTCACTTGTATGTGATTCGACTTAAACTTAAAGAAATTAATAAGTCACATCGCCAGGTGTTTGAAGAGCTTCGAAATGAAGGGATTGGTGTAAACCTGCATTACATACCTGTTCATACTCAACCTTATTACAGTCGGTTAGGATTCAAACGTGGTGATTTTCCAGGAGCTGAAAGGTATTATAGGGAGGCAATAAGCATTCCCATATACTATGATTTGACAGACGAAGATCAGGATATTGTTATTGACAAAATCAAGCAGGTGCTTAGGTGA
- a CDS encoding aldo/keto reductase — translation MKIGLGTVQFGIDYGISNQDGKTSLNEIKKILDIAMHNGISLIDTAAMYGTSEEALGKTLSDGYKFKIVTKTARFSSSTITLDDAQRLEGFFSQSLHKMKHASIYGLLIHNADDLLSKNGHLLFSKMSELKQKGLVEKIGVSVYTALQVDEILENYQIDIIQLPINVFDQRLLISGHLSKLKKRGVEIHARSAFLQGVLLMSPETLPPFFDSVREHLKNYSRIIHQHGLTPARAALGFLNNIADIDYIICGVNNHTQLKEICAEVIPVEAIDFTSFALSDESILNPSNWRY, via the coding sequence GTGAAGATAGGTTTGGGAACGGTGCAATTTGGCATTGATTACGGCATATCAAATCAGGACGGCAAAACCTCCCTTAATGAGATAAAAAAAATATTGGATATTGCAATGCACAATGGCATCAGTCTCATAGATACTGCGGCCATGTATGGAACAAGTGAAGAAGCATTAGGCAAAACGTTGTCTGATGGCTATAAATTTAAAATTGTTACAAAGACTGCGAGATTTTCCTCCTCAACAATAACATTAGATGATGCTCAGAGATTGGAGGGTTTTTTTTCCCAATCGTTGCATAAGATGAAGCATGCTTCAATTTATGGGTTATTGATACATAACGCAGATGACTTGCTAAGTAAAAATGGGCATCTTCTTTTTTCTAAAATGTCTGAATTAAAGCAGAAAGGTTTGGTAGAGAAAATTGGGGTGTCAGTATATACGGCATTGCAGGTTGATGAAATCTTAGAAAATTATCAGATAGATATTATCCAACTCCCAATAAATGTATTTGATCAGCGTTTACTGATCAGTGGTCATCTGTCTAAACTTAAAAAAAGAGGGGTTGAGATTCATGCGCGCTCAGCATTCCTGCAAGGGGTGCTGCTTATGTCACCTGAAACACTCCCACCTTTTTTTGATTCTGTTAGAGAACATTTGAAAAACTATTCCAGAATTATACATCAGCATGGATTAACACCAGCTCGAGCAGCCCTCGGTTTTTTGAATAACATAGCAGATATTGACTACATCATCTGCGGCGTGAACAATCATACGCAGCTTAAAGAGATATGCGCAGAGGTCATTCCTGTTGAAGCGATAGATTTCACCAGCTTTGCATTAAGTGATGAGTCTATATTAAACCCGTCAAATTGGAGGTATTGA